The Ischnura elegans unplaced genomic scaffold, ioIscEleg1.1, whole genome shotgun sequence genome includes a region encoding these proteins:
- the LOC124173611 gene encoding late histone H1-like, whose translation MVRYLEGGKRENFIASYLSSETMADATAAAAAAPPAAQPSGTAAVKPLPAASAASKKASKGAASKKARAKPSHPPTSEMVNNAVKSLKERGGSSLQAIKKYIAASYKVDAEKLSPFIKKYLKSAVTSGTLVQTKGKGASGSFKLSSTTLKDKAAPAAAKAKKTAAKKTAAAKKPKPAKKEKAATKRSAPKERSKSAPPAKKAKKADKPKKKPAAAKPAAKAAKSPSKAKKAPTKPKAPKPKKTPTKPKPAAAKKAAAAPKKK comes from the coding sequence atggtacgatatctcGAAGGTGGGAAACGCGAAAATTTCATCGCTTCATACCTCTCGTCCGAGACCATGGCAGACGCTACCGCAGCAGCCGCAGCAGCGCCCCCGGCGGCCCAGCCGTCCGGCACCGCAGCCGTCAAGCCCCTGCCCGCCGCCTCCGCAGCATCCAAGAAGGCCAGCAAGGGCGCCGCCTCCAAGAAGGCCCGCGCAAAGCCCTCGCATCCACCGACCTCCGAGATGGTCAACAACGCCGTCAAGAGCCTCAAGGAACGCGGCGGCTCCTCCCTCCAGGCCATCAAGAAGTACATCGCCGCCTCCTACAAGGTCGACGCCGAGAAGCTCTCCCCCTTCATCAAGAAGTACCTCAAGTCCGCCGTCACCTCCGGCACACTCGTGCAGACCAAGGGCAAGGGAGCGTCGGGGTCCTTCAAGCTGAGCTCCACCACGCTGAAGGACAAGGCTGCACCCGCTGCAGCCAAGGCGAAGAAGACCGCAGCCAAGAAGACCGCCGCGGCCAAGAAGCCGAAGCCcgcgaagaaggagaaggctgccaccaagcggtccgcgcCCAAGGAGCGCTCCAAGTCCGCGCCTCCTGCGAAGAAGGCAAAGAAAGCAGACAAGCCCAAGAAGAAGCCCGCAGCAGCCAAGCCAGCGGCGAAGGCAGCAAAGTCCCCATCGAAGGCAAAGAAGGCGCCCACCAAGCCCAAGGCGCCCAAGCCCAAGAAGACGCCCACCAAGCCCAAGCCCGCGGCAGCAAAGAAGGCCGCCGCCGCCCCCAAGAAGAAGTGA